The Aliiroseovarius sediminilitoris region CCGGAGGCAAAGGGGTTGGAATGTTGAAAAACTGATCGCGTGCCGCCGTGCGCGGACCATAGACGACCTGTGCGTCGGTTGTTGACAAGGCGGATGCGAGGTCTGGATCCAGATGGATCAGGCCGGGGGCCAATACCAGGGCATAGCCATCAAAGTTGCGCGTATCGGGGGACAGAATATCCACCGACAGGCCCGCCCGTCTGAGCGCGCGGTAGTGATCGAACACCAGCCCGAAATAGCTTAGCCCCACCCCATGCGGCTGCGTGGCCCACGCCCAATCCGCCTGATAATCGAAGATCAGCGCAACGGGCGCTTGCGAAGGCTGCACGGTTGAAGCGTCATCAAGCTCTTCTGCGACCTGCCGGGCTTCGGCTAGGCCGGGGGCCTCCTGACTGTCGGGACGCAACAGGCCCGCGTGCAACTGTTCCTGCCCAAACGGGGCCTGCCGCCAGCGGAAATAACATACGGCTTCGGCTCCGTGGGCGAAGGCCTCCCACGTCCACAGGCGCACCATGCCAGGCAGGGGGGCAGGGTTGTAAGGTGCCCAGTTCACCGGGCCCGGCTGTTGCTCCATCACCCACCAGCGTCCACGCCCCACCGCGCGGTAAAGGTCATGGTGGAACGCCTGAAAATCGGGGTCACCTTGCCGGGCAAAGGCGCGTTGATGGGTGGCGGAGGCCCCCACGCGATCTTCCAGAAAGCCAAGGGGATAGCTGTCCCAGGTGGCGATCTCAAGATCCGCGCCGACCACGAAATGGTCGAAATCGGTGATCCGCCCCATGTAGTTATGCGAAATCGGCGCGTCCGAGCGGGGCCTGATTTCATCCACTTGCGCCCGATTGAACGCAACCACCATGTCAGAGCTATAGCGCCGGAAATCCATCACATGGGCGGGGTTGGGTTCGGTCACGGTCAGGTTGGGCAGGTCGATCTGGTCGAAGCTGGCATATTCCATGGACCAGAACACATTGCCCCATGCGCGGTTCAGCGCGTCAACCGACTGATATCGCTGCGCCAGCCAATCGCGAAACCCGGCACGGGCCGCGTCGGAATAGGAAATCGTGGTGTCGTGACAGCCATATTCATTGTCGATTTGCCACGCAGCGACATGCGGATTGCGTCCATAGCGGTCGGCCATCAGGCGGGCAATCCTGCGGCTTTCATCGCGATAGCCGAGATGACTGAAACAGTAATGCCGCCGTGACCCGAACCTGCGTGGGCGGCCATCGGCGTCGACGGCCAGCATGTCGGGGTGGCGGTCGACCATCCAGCGCGGCGGCGTGGCGGTGGGGGTGCCCAGCACGATGCGCAGTCCGGCCGCGCCCAACACATCAAGCGCGCGGTCCAGCCAATCCCAATGCAGATCCCCGGGTGTGGGTTCCAGCCGCGACCACGAAAACTCGCCGATGCGCACCCATGTCAGGCCCGCACCGGCCATGCGCCGGGCGTCGTCCTCCCACATTTCCGCGGGCCAGTGTTCGGGATAGTAGCAGGTGCCAAGCGTGCGTTTCATGAGGTTCTCACAGAATGACCTGATGCTCAGATTGGCCCTTGGTCGTGGTCGTGATCGCGAAGGTCTTGCCCGCCATGGCATCTTCGGTCAGCCCATCGGCGGCGGTGGTGACGAATAGCGTGCTCAGGTCTGGGCCACCAAAGGCCGGGCAGGACGCTTGGGGGGTGGGCAGCGCATAGGTGTCAACCAGGCAGCCATCCGGGTCATAGCAGGCGACCCGGGACGCGCCCCATTGCGCGTTCCAGAACCGTCCCTGTTGATCGACCACCGCGCCGTCGGGGCCGAAGGGTTCGTCAGACAGGTCCAGAAACACATCCGCTGCACCTTTGGGCCAGCCATCGCCATCCAGCGGCTGACGTAGGATCCGTCCGTCCATTGTGTCGGTGTAGTATGCGTGTCGCCCGTCTGGCGAGAAGCAAATGGCGTTGGTGATCGTGATATTCTCCACCAGCGTATGCAGCGCCCCACGATAATACCGATAGATCGCCCCAGTCCCGGGTTCCGCATTTCGGCCCATCGAGCCGATCCAGAACCCGCCAAAGGGGTCGGCGCGCCCGTCATTGGAGCGGGTATGCGGCATATCTTCTTCCAGCCCGACCAGCCGCTCGCGCGAACCGCTTTCGATGTCGAACCGCCACAGCGCCGAGCCATCCGCCAGAACCAGCGTGTCGCGATCCACCCAGCCAGCGGCTGAAACGCAATCGTCGAAATTCCAGTGTCGCTCGCCCTCACTATCGCGGGTCAAAAGTCGTTTTCCCAGAATGTCGAACCAGAAAAACTGTTCGCGTTCGGGGTGCCAGAACGCGCCCTCGCCCAGTTGGCAAATGGTGCTGGAAAAGACGTTAATGGTCATTTGGTAGCCGTGTCATAGGCCGCGACGATCTGGTCGGCGGCTTTGGCAACCTCGTCCGCAGTATGGCCCGGCTGGTAGATATTCGAGCCAAGGCCAAATCCGGTGATCCCGGCACTGATCCAGTTGACAAAATCCGCAGGGCCAACACCACCCACCGCATATGTGCGCGTGGCCTGGGGTAACACGGCGGACAGCGCCTTGAACCCGTCCAACCCAAGTTTGAAGGCGGGAAAGAACTTCAGCCCGTCAGCGCCTGCGCGCAGTGCGGCAAACGCCTCGGTCGGGGTCAGGACACCGGGATAGGACAACATGCCATGCCGTTTCGTGGCGCTGATCACGTCGGGGTTGGCATCGGGTGAAACAACCATGCCTGCACCGAGCCTGGCCAGTTGGTCCACCGCCTCCACGGTCAGAACAGTGCCCGCCCCGATCAGCGCGCGATCCCCGGCATGAGCGATCATACGGGTGATACTGTCGAAAGGGTTGGGAGAGTTCAATGGCACCTCGATCTTGGTGATGCCTGCATGGATCAGTGCGTCGGTGATGGCCACGGCCTCGTCCGGTTGGATGCCGCGCAAAATGGCGATGATTTCACGGCTCATTTTGGCCCTCCTGTCAGGTGGTGAAAGGCCGCCGTCAGCCCTTCCAGAGTCAGGTCTCCGACATCGGCAGATCGCACCGCGACGCCCTGTTGTGCAAGCGCCCCGTGATAGGCATTGGCCAATTGCGTGGTGCCGATGACGACCACCTGTTGCCCAAGCCAATAGGGCTTTGCCGATGCCAGTTCCGCGCCGATCAACAGCGCAGACAGCCGCGCGCGGGCAGCCGGGGCGGACAGGTCGTGCAGCAATGCCTCGGCCCGCAGTGAAAACAGCTTCGCGGCAAGGTCGGCGGGCCGGGACAACGTATCGGAAAGGCCGGCGTCGAAGGCGGTTTGGTCCCATTCCGTGGTGTCGACCGAGTGGCGCAGCACGGATTGCTTGCCCAACAGCGCAAACATTTCACCCGTCATATAGGTGCGGAAACTGACGATCTCGCCGGCGCTGATATGCACCCATTTGGTATGCGATCCCGGCAGGCACAGGATGCCGTCAAAGGTCGGCTCGCGGGCCAGAAACCCGGCGATCTGCGTTTCTTCGCCGCGCATCACGTCGGCGGGGGTATCTTGCTTGATGCCGGGCAGGATGTGCACCGCCAGCCCGTCCACCTGAAACCGGGTCGCCTGCGCAACACCGGGTGGCGGGCAGGGCACACTGGCATAGGGTGCCTCGGCCCAGCCTTGGCGCGACCCGGCCATGCCGCAGATGATCACCGGCAAGGCCTTTGCGCCCGGCACATCCGACAGCATGGCGCGCAGCGTCGGTTCGAATGTGCCACGCGCCAGCACGCCCATGCCCTGGTCGCTGCACCGGTGGTCCAGAACCTCACCCCTGTTGTCCATCAACCAGACGCGCAGGTGTGTGGTGCCCCAATCGACAGCGATCCAGTCGGGTTTGCTGATGGTGTCGTTCATCCCGACACCACCACGCCGCCATCAACGGCCAGTGATTGCCCAGTGATCATACGGCTTGCGTCAGAGGCCAGAAACAGGGTCGGGGTGACGATATCATCCGGGTCCAGATGCTTTTTCAGGCACTGCCGTTCCAAGTGGGCGGCAAGCGCTTCCGGGTCGGCCCAAAGCTCCAGTTGCTTTTGCGTCAGCACCCAGCCGGGAGCGAGTGCGTTGACGCGGATCTCGTCAGGACCGAATTCCCGCGCAAGGCTGCGGGTCATCCCGTTGATGCCGGAATTGGCGGTCGTATAGGCTGGATAGCCGGTGTTGCCCATCATGTAGCTGATGGATGTAAAATTTATGATCGCCCCGCCGCCCGCCTGCTTCATGCCGGGAATGACCGCCTGACAGGCAAAGAAATAGGCCTTCAGGTTGATTGACTGCGACCAATCCCAAAATGCTTCGTCCACGTCCAGTGTGGCATGGCGTTGATCATTGGCGGCATTGTTGACCAGCACGGTGATCGGGCCATGCGCCTTGGTGCTGTCGGCGATCGCGGCTTTCAGAGCGGCAATGTCGGTGATGTCACATTGGATGAACAAGGGCCGATTGCCGGTATCGGCTTCCATCTGTGTCACAAAATCAGAGGCGTCCGTTCGGCCCACAAAGGCCACTTTCGCGCCTTGCCGCAGGAAGCCTTCGGTCAGTGCCGCCCCGATGCCGGAGCCGCCCCCAGTGATGAAGACGGATGCGCCGCCAAGGTCGGTAAACGTCGGGTGTGTCATCAGTGGCTCTCTCGCGTTACAAGGCGGGTGTCTTTCCCCACCAGAAAATCAAGGTCGGCGCCGTGTTCGGCTTGCAGCACCGTGTCGATATAGAGCTTGGCATAGCCGCGTGTGTAATGCGGTTTGTCCGGGGTCCAGGCCGCGCAACGTGCTTCAAGTTCCGCTTCGTCCACCAACAGATCAAGTTTGCCGTTTGAGGCGCTGACACGGATACGGTCGCCGGTCTTGACCAGGGCCAGGGGACCACCGGCCTGACTTTCGGGCGAGACATGCAAGATTACCGTGCCATAGGCCGTGCCCGACATGCGCCCGTCCGAAATGCGGATCATGTCGCGCACCCCTTCGCGCACCAGCTTGGCCGGGATTGGCATGTTGCCGACCTCGGGCATGCCGGGATAACCTTTCGGACCCACACCTTTCAGCACAAGGATCGTGTCAGGCGTAACCGGCAGGTCATCGCGGTCAATATTTGCTTTCATGTCTTCGATATTTTCAAACACGAACGCCTCGCCTTCGTGTTCCAGCAGGCGATCGGTTGCCGCTGAGGGCTTTATGATGGCCCCATTGGGCGCGAGATTGCCGCGCAACACGCGCAGCCCCGCCGCCGACTTTACCGGATCGGCAAATGGCTTGATCACGTCGTCATTGTAGCATTCGGCCCCGTCCGCATAGGCGTTGATGTCACCGCCCAGAACGGTTCTGGCCGCGCGCAGATGTCCGGCCTTGGCCAGTTCCTGCATCACCACCGGCATGCCGCCCGCATAGCAGAAATCTTCCATCAGGTATTTGCCGGAAG contains the following coding sequences:
- a CDS encoding beta-galactosidase — encoded protein: MKRTLGTCYYPEHWPAEMWEDDARRMAGAGLTWVRIGEFSWSRLEPTPGDLHWDWLDRALDVLGAAGLRIVLGTPTATPPRWMVDRHPDMLAVDADGRPRRFGSRRHYCFSHLGYRDESRRIARLMADRYGRNPHVAAWQIDNEYGCHDTTISYSDAARAGFRDWLAQRYQSVDALNRAWGNVFWSMEYASFDQIDLPNLTVTEPNPAHVMDFRRYSSDMVVAFNRAQVDEIRPRSDAPISHNYMGRITDFDHFVVGADLEIATWDSYPLGFLEDRVGASATHQRAFARQGDPDFQAFHHDLYRAVGRGRWWVMEQQPGPVNWAPYNPAPLPGMVRLWTWEAFAHGAEAVCYFRWRQAPFGQEQLHAGLLRPDSQEAPGLAEARQVAEELDDASTVQPSQAPVALIFDYQADWAWATQPHGVGLSYFGLVFDHYRALRRAGLSVDILSPDTRNFDGYALVLAPGLIHLDPDLASALSTTDAQVVYGPRTAARDQFFNIPTPLPPAISGLSFTVSRIESLRPDMPIGLSGGGSVQHYFEEIEGDAERLLITDTGGAVVLARGRQIYCGGWLDDTGLDRLTALLADRTGLDILSLPEGLRCRKTATEEFWFNHTTKTINTPHGPLGPAGVLRHAL
- a CDS encoding SMP-30/gluconolactonase/LRE family protein, which produces MTINVFSSTICQLGEGAFWHPEREQFFWFDILGKRLLTRDSEGERHWNFDDCVSAAGWVDRDTLVLADGSALWRFDIESGSRERLVGLEEDMPHTRSNDGRADPFGGFWIGSMGRNAEPGTGAIYRYYRGALHTLVENITITNAICFSPDGRHAYYTDTMDGRILRQPLDGDGWPKGAADVFLDLSDEPFGPDGAVVDQQGRFWNAQWGASRVACYDPDGCLVDTYALPTPQASCPAFGGPDLSTLFVTTAADGLTEDAMAGKTFAITTTTKGQSEHQVIL
- a CDS encoding 2-dehydro-3-deoxy-6-phosphogalactonate aldolase, whose translation is MSREIIAILRGIQPDEAVAITDALIHAGITKIEVPLNSPNPFDSITRMIAHAGDRALIGAGTVLTVEAVDQLARLGAGMVVSPDANPDVISATKRHGMLSYPGVLTPTEAFAALRAGADGLKFFPAFKLGLDGFKALSAVLPQATRTYAVGGVGPADFVNWISAGITGFGLGSNIYQPGHTADEVAKAADQIVAAYDTATK
- a CDS encoding 2-dehydro-3-deoxygalactonokinase, producing the protein MNDTISKPDWIAVDWGTTHLRVWLMDNRGEVLDHRCSDQGMGVLARGTFEPTLRAMLSDVPGAKALPVIICGMAGSRQGWAEAPYASVPCPPPGVAQATRFQVDGLAVHILPGIKQDTPADVMRGEETQIAGFLAREPTFDGILCLPGSHTKWVHISAGEIVSFRTYMTGEMFALLGKQSVLRHSVDTTEWDQTAFDAGLSDTLSRPADLAAKLFSLRAEALLHDLSAPAARARLSALLIGAELASAKPYWLGQQVVVIGTTQLANAYHGALAQQGVAVRSADVGDLTLEGLTAAFHHLTGGPK
- a CDS encoding SDR family NAD(P)-dependent oxidoreductase; the protein is MTHPTFTDLGGASVFITGGGSGIGAALTEGFLRQGAKVAFVGRTDASDFVTQMEADTGNRPLFIQCDITDIAALKAAIADSTKAHGPITVLVNNAANDQRHATLDVDEAFWDWSQSINLKAYFFACQAVIPGMKQAGGGAIINFTSISYMMGNTGYPAYTTANSGINGMTRSLAREFGPDEIRVNALAPGWVLTQKQLELWADPEALAAHLERQCLKKHLDPDDIVTPTLFLASDASRMITGQSLAVDGGVVVSG